From a region of the Leucoraja erinacea ecotype New England unplaced genomic scaffold, Leri_hhj_1 Leri_592S, whole genome shotgun sequence genome:
- the LOC129694263 gene encoding uncharacterized protein LOC129694263, whose amino-acid sequence MSECLQLATLGRPFQLGMLYDCRSDALIPGITLWDLQTPQSNLDRRDQPSTEFHIIASDSMEKKANALNVSESLKASILGGLVEVKGSAKYLSDTKESEQQARVTLQYKATTRFEQLTMSHLGRQNITYPSVFDEGSATHVITAVLYGAQAFFVFDQMASSSENIQDIQGNMEVMIKRLPKIAIEGEASLEMTEEQSSQAEKFSCTFYGDFSLKNNPTTYRDAINIFATLPHLLGPGGEHSVPVTVWLYALNKLDTKAAQLVREISVGLVNRCQCALEQLNEAVMRCNDLMKDSVAVQFPEIGDRILQFREMCQEYKLVFQRALARVLPSIRGGGKEEGLLTDILKNREQSPFKHQSLTTWLNDKEWEMMVVGRCLRIMKDIPVVKSRRELHKVLMDPATDYVVCFTFTTLHQEDYYLTEAINYLQSLTVEKMQMPPPAAGACTTQHSKPWFHSSSITEKMKERSGLFLDFATDNNGDGRVKFLVGSAQDDNNVGASIYLYGGGIVSGTTHTDCCFEPPSQPERPTVSGTTHDSVTLQLEPPTSGSDEIVGYKVEYRGSQQEKWTILDTPDTSHSFTISGLEPHQEYHIQYRAVTKVGVSKASEIYKVSNRPTSPPVKPVFQDQSPSPTLSGDGSSQIGADVFQYRNEYKEESSMDALDRSWEQVQTKDRQCHDSSDGPKRIALKLLEQAQLISRGNPSIYKLNLEREVFNQSKQLVKCSLGKPTTMHKMKTIMLLGATGSGKTTLINGMINYILGVEWGDNFRYKLIQEETGKSQAESQTSSIIAYHLHHQVGFNIDCSLTIIDTPGFGDTRGISRDEQITEQIREFFTSPQGVDQIDAVCFVVQASSARLTQTQKYVFDSILSIFGKDIAENIQILVTFADRQRPPVLEVLKADKVPCPKDKKGLPVHFKFNNCAIYAQRPTSGDEGRSDDSGEEDDDFDLMYWKMGTNSMKKFFTALSTMQARSLCLTKEVLKERSQLESVVAGLQTLIQAGLTKYEELKKTQQVLNQNQFNLEENKDFEYEVDVTVKEKRKLGSDDSLVNNCTVCKYSCHDPCTYAGYIFKYWCSSMDIRGNCVVCPGKCGVLKHRREKYRYVCVTKKEKRTYNELKEKYEKAYGEKMSQQKIMELLEQEFAEVDNTVLELIQELSQGIRRLEEIALRPNPLSTPAYIDLLIQAEKNEAKPGYIERIRALTALKNKAEVREQIAYNAKLLPEYSKEGAAGGKSTGEMLKKKMSNMMDWFSPN is encoded by the coding sequence GCATCACCCTGTGGGACTTGCAGACACCGCAGAGCAACCTTGATCGTCGTGACCAGCCCAGCACTGAGTTTCACATCATTGCATCAGACTCCATGGAGAAGAAAGCCAATGCCCTCAATGTGTCAGAGTCACTGAAGGCGAGTATCCTGGGTGGGTTAGTGGAGGTGAAAGGGTCGGCAAAATATCTCAGTGACACAAAGGAATCAGAGCAACAAGCACGAGTTACCCTTCAGTACAAAGCAACAACCAGGTTTGAACAACTGACAATGAGTCACTTAGGGAGACAGAATATTACCTACCCGAGTGTGTTTGATGAGGGCTCAGCCACCCATGTCATTACAGCAGTGCTGTATGGGGCCCAGGCCTTCTTTGTGTTTGATCAAATGGCTTCATCATCAGAGAACATACAGGATATTCAGGGTAACATGGAGGTGATGATTAAACGTCTCCCTAAGATTGCGATCGAGGGAGAGGCCTCCCTAGAAATGACAGAAGAACAGAGCTCTCAAGCCGAGAAGTTTAGCTGCACCTTTTACGGGGATTTCTCACTGAAGAACAATCCCACCACCTACAGAGATGCCATCAATATCTTTGCAACACTTCCACACCTGCTGGGCCCAGGTGGAGAGCATTCAGTGCCTGTCACAGTCTGGCTCTATGCTCTCAATAAACTGGACACCAAAGCTGCCCAGCTGGTGAGGGAGATCAGCGTGGGACTGGTCAATCGCTGCCAGTGTGCCCTGGAACAGCTCAATGAGGCCGTGATGAGGTGCAATGACCTGATGAAAGACAGTGTCGCAGTTCAGTTTCCTGAGATCGGGGACAGGATACTTCAATTCCGAGAGATGTGTCAGGAGTACAAACTGGTTTTCCAACGGGCCTTAGCCAGAGTTTTGCCGTCCATTCGGGGCGGTGGGAAGGAGGAAGGGTTGCTGACGGACATACTGAAGAACAGGGAGCAGTCACCATTTAAACACCAATCACTGACCACATGGCTGAATGACAAGGAATGGGAGATGATGGTTGTGGGACGTTGCCTCAGGATAATGAAAGACATACCTGTTGTGAAATCAAGGAGAGAGTTGCATAAAGTGTTGATGGATCCAGCAACAGACTACGTGGTCTGCTTCACATTCACAACACTGCATCAGGAGGATTACTACCTAACGGAGGCAATCAACTACCTTCAATCTCTCACAgtagagaaaatgcagatgccaCCTCCTGCTGCCGGAGCCTGTACAACACAACACAGCAAGCCCTGGTTTCACTCATCGTCCATAACTGAGAAGATGAAGGAACGATCCGGACTGTTCCTGGATTTTGCCACAGACAACAATGGGGACGGGAGAGTAAAATTCCTTGTTGGATCCGCACAGGATGACAATAATGTGGGTGCGTCTATTTACCTGTATGGGGGAGGGATTGTGAGTGGGACAACACACACAGATTGCTGCTTTGAACCCCCGTCTCAGCCTGAGAGACCAACAGTGAGTGGGACAACACACGACAGTGTGACGCTGCAGTTAGAGCCACCCACAAGTGGTTCTGATGAGATTGTGGGCTACAAGGTAGAGTATCGAGGTAGCCAGCAGGAGAAATGGACAATACTGGATACACCTGACACATCCCACTCCTTCACGATATCTGGGTTGGAGCCACACCAGGAATATCACATCCAATACAGAGCAGTGACCAAGGTAGGGGTCAGCAAGGCCAGTGAAATCTACAAGGTCTCCAACCGGCCGACAAGTCCTCCTGTTAAACCGGTCTTCCAGGATCAGTCACCCAGCCCAACACTGTCCGGGGACGGATCAAGTCAGATTGGAGCCGACGTATTTCAATACAGGAATGAATACAAGGAAGAATCTTCGATGGATGCATTGGACAGATCATGGGAGCAGGTTCAGACAAAAGACAGACAATGCCACGATAGTTCAGACGGACCAAAGAGAATTGCCCTGAAACTTCTCGAACAAGCTCAATTAATATCCAGAGGAAACCCTTCCATTTACAAGCTCAACCTAGAAAGGGAGGTGTTTAATCAGTCCAAGCAACTTGTGAAATGCTCCTTAGGAAAGCCCACCACTATGCACAAGATGAAGACAATTATGTTGCTGGGGGCAACTGGATCAGGAAAGACAACCCTCATCAACGGGATGATCAACTACATCTTGGGCGTGGAGTGGGGGGACAACTTCAGATACAAGTTAATACAGGAAGAGACGGGAAAATCCCAGGCTGAGAGCCAGACCTCCTCCATCATTGCCTACCATCTCCACCACCAGGTAGGGTTTAACATCGACTGCTCTCTGACTATCATCGACACGCCAGGATTCGGGGACACCAGGGGCATCAGCCGGGATGAACAGATCACTGAGCAAATCCGCGAGTTCTTCACTTCCCCACAGGGCGTTGATCAGATCGACGCGGTCTGTTTCGTCGTCCAAGCCTCCTCGGCTCGCCTGACCCAGACACAGAAATATGTCTTCGATTCCATCCTTTCCATTTTTGGCAAAGATATCGCGGAGAACATTCAGATACTGGTGACGTTCGCGGACAGGCAGCGCCCCCCAGTTCTGGAGGTCCTGAAAGCTGACAAGGTACCCTGCCCTAAAGACAAAAAGGGATTGCCAGTACACTTCAAGTTTAACAATTGTGCCATTTATGCCCAGCGTCCGACCTCTGGTGACGAGGGGAGATCTGACGACAGTGGGGAAGAGGATGATGACTTTGACCTGATGTACTGGAAGATGGGGACAAACAGTATGAAGAAGTTCTTCACAGCTCTGAGCACGATGCAGGCGAGGAGCCTGTGCCTGACCAAAGAGGTTCTGAAGGAACGTAGCCAGCTGGAGTCTGTAGTGGCCGGGTTGCAGACTCTGATCCAAGCAGGGCTGACCAAATATGAGGAGCTCAAGAAAACCCAACAAGTTCTGAACCAAAACCAGTTCAACCTGGAGGAAAATAAAGATTTTGAGTACGAAGTTGATGTGACTGTTAAAGAAAAGAGGAAACTTGGCAGCGATGATTCATTAGTAAACAACTGTACGGTTTGTAAATACAGTTGTCACGACCCCTGTACGTATGCAGGTTATATTTTCAAATACTGGTGTTCATCAATGGACATACGGGGAAATTGTGTAGTCTGTCCGGGGAAGTGCGGTGTGCTAAAACACCGAAGGGAAAAGTACAGGTATGTCTGTGTAACAAAAAAGGAGAAGAGGACGTACAACGAACTGAAGGAAAAGTATGAGAAGGCATACGGTGAGAAGATGAGTCAGCAGAAGATTATGGAGTTACTTGAGCAGGAGTTTGCTGAGGTGGACAATACAGTTCTGGAGCTGattcaagaattatcccagggcaTTAGACGACTTGAAGAAATAGCCCTGAGACCAAACCCGTTGTCCACCCCGGCTTATATTGACCTCCTGATTCAGGCTGAGAAAAATGAGGCGAAGCCAGGCTACATTGAGCGAATTCGGGCACTGACCGCTTTGAAGAACAAGGCAGAGGTCAGAGAACAAATCGCGTACAACGCGAAGCTGTTACCAGAGTATTCGAAGGAAGGTGCGGCGGGAgggaaaagtactggagaaatgtTAAAGAAAAAAATGTCAAACATGATGGATTGGTTCTCACCCAATTAG